From a region of the Castor canadensis chromosome 7, mCasCan1.hap1v2, whole genome shotgun sequence genome:
- the LOC109675711 gene encoding olfactory receptor 6C75-like, producing MGNGTTVQEFILEGFPVVQQLGKVLFSVHLLAYLASITGNAVIVTITCTNTRLHTPMYFFLSIFSFFECCFTSTVIPKLLVIFLLGRQTISFAACLIQAFVFLFLGASGFLLIAVMSLDRYVAICKPLHYPSIMNLRTCLLLVTACCATSFILITSLLVKVSHLSFCDAHVIPHFFCDIGPLTHLSCSDTRSTEMMAFGLAVLILLSSLIITIIAYSNIAVTITRLPSAKERQKAFSTCSSHLIVLSLMYGSCVFIYVKPRQRSRPDSNREATLVNTVVTPLLNPVIYTLRNKQVHQALREMAFRMKISR from the coding sequence ATGGGGAATGGAACAACTGTCCAGGAATTCATCCTGGAGGGCTTTCCTGTTGTCCAGCAGCTGGGGAAGGTTCTCTTCTCAGTGCACCTGCTGGCATACCTGGCTTCCATCACAGGAAATGCAGTCATCGTCACCATCACCTGTACCAACACCCgtctccacacacccatgtactttttcctcagcattttctctttctttgagtgtTGTTTCACCAGCACTGTTATTCCAAAGTTgctggttatttttcttttaggcaGACAAACAATTTCCTTTGCTGCCTGTTTGATACAagcatttgtctttctatttCTGGGAGCATCAGGTTTCCTCCTCATAGCTGTGATGTCTCTGGACAGGTATGTGGCCATTTGCAAGCCTCTGCATTATCCCAGCATCATGAACCTGAGGACTTGCCTCCTCCTGGTCACTGCCTGCTGTGCTACGAGCTTCATCCTCATCACAAGCCTACTAGTGAAGGTTTCCCATTTATCCTTCTGTGATGCCCATGTCATCCCCCACTTCTTCTGTGATATTGGTCCTCTCACCCATCTTTCCTGTTCTGACACCAGATCTACTGAAATGATGGCCTTTGGCCTTGCTGTATtaatcctcctttcctccctcatcatcaccatcattgcGTACAGCAACATAGCAGTCACTATCACGCGTCTCCCATCAGCCAAGGAGCGGCAGAAAGCTTTCTCCACCTGCTCGTCTCACCTCATCGTCCTCTCTCTGATGTATGGCAGCTGTGTCTTTATATATGTGAAACCAAGGCAAAGGAGCAGGCCGGACTCCAACAGAGAGGCCACGCTTGTGAACACGGTGGTGACGCCCCTGCTGAACCCTGTCATCTACACCCTGCGCAACAAGCAGGTGCACCAGGCTCTGAGGGAAATGGCGTTCAGAATGAAAATATCAAGATAA